Part of the Desulfuromonas acetoxidans DSM 684 genome, GCAACATTCAGATCAAAAACTTTAACCACCAGGCTGCCGAGAATACCGGGAAAGCGATCTGCTTGACCGGCGATTACGTTGGCGGCAACGCGGCCGTGTTTATTGGCTGTGGAACCGAGTGGGACATAGACGGGCTTACCGGTCAATTGGTCAATGGACTCGACACAGTCACCAACGGCATAGATGGCGGGATCGTTGGTCTGCATCTGGTCGTTAACGGCAATGGCGCCGGTTGTTCCCAGTTCGATACCGGCATCCTTGGCCAGCTCCGTAACCGGCCGCACGCCAATAGCCATAATCACCATGTCAGCCGGGTATTCCCCCTGCTCAGTGATCACTTTTTCAACGCGGTCCTGTCCTTCGATGCGCAGCAGCGGTTCCGCCAGGCGCAGGTTGACGCCGTTTTTACGCAGTTCCCGATGGACAATGGCCGCGCTGCTGAAATCAAGGGCCGTGGCCATCACCTGATCCTTCATCTCCAGCAGAGTGACGTTGATCCCGCGTTTGGTGAGGGCTTCTGCCACTTCCAAACCAATCAGACCGCCACCGACCACCACGGCATTTTTGGCGGTGTCGGCCAGTGCGTCAAGTTGTTCGGCGTGTTCCATGGTCTTGAGCGGAAGAACACCGTCCAGATCGTGACCGGGAACCGGAGGAACTATCGGTGTATTCCCTGTCGCCATCACTAAGGTGTCATAGCTGAGGGTTTGGACACGATCCTCGTCAAGAGAGCGGATGGTGACCGTTTTGGCATCGCGATCAATGGCTGTTGCTTCGCTACGGGTTAGCGTGGTGAATCCTTTGACATTGGCAAAAAACGTCTCGTCACGCAGGACACCGACAGGTGTTTTGCGGACCTCCATCAGGTCGTCATAGAGACCTTCAATATAATAGGGTAATGGACAGGCGCCGTAAGAGATGTTTTTGGTTCGATCAATGACGGTAATTTCAGCATCGGCATCAAGGCGACGTAGACGACAAGCGGTTTTCATACCCGCTGCAACACCACCAACGATGAGGATTTTACGAGAATGCATAATCGGAAACTCCTTGTAAACATCATTTCATCAAAGTTGTCACCATATACCGAATGGCCATTGTTTTCTACCGCCAAACGGCAAAAAAAGCATTTTTTATTGGAATGTTATGCGAATGTTAATTCTATTATTGCTGTGTTTTTAACCTGTAAAAAAGGGCCACTGTATGACTGCGATGTGATTTGTTATAGTTAAGACTGTTGCCGGAGTTTCCAGGTAAAAATGCTCAGGTTGGTAACAGATGGGAGGTTGCATGGAGAAATGTCCTGAATGTCATGAACCGCAAAAGGGGAAATACTGGTGCCGCAACTGCAAGCGGGTGTTTGTCTGTCCCAATCCGCAATGTGGTGCTGAAATGTCTCAAGCGCGCGATAACTGTCCGCGCTGTGGCTTGTTGTTTGAAGATTATATCGTGCGACGCAAAATGTATCGCCGCTGTCCGAAATGCAAAAAAAAGCAGGGGCTGTCGGACAATCAGTGCCGTTATTGCCAGTACTGGTTCACCTGCCCAACCTGTGGCCATCCGGTGACGTCCACCAGTATGTTGAGCTGCCCACGCTGCGCAACCCGGCTGCGTTAGGCGGAACGAGGGGTTATGAACGGATTTTCTGTGGGCATCGTGATCGTGAACCTGCTGTCATTCGTGGTTGCGGTTCACGCCTTGCTCAACAAGCGCGATCCGCGTGCGGCGCTGGCCTGGATCATTGTCTGTCTGGCGCTGCCCGGAGTCGGTGTGGTGCTCTACTGGCTGATGGGGGTCAATCGCATCCGCACGCGGGCATTGCGCTGGCAGCGGCGTGGCGAAGGGATCTATGTTGCCGAAGAGGAAGCGCCGTGCGAGAAGAGTGTTGTGCTGCGCACCCCGTTTCATACCCAGAACTATCAGTTGCAACGCCACCTGGCCGATGCTGTAACGCGGCGCCCGCTTGTTGGCGGCAACCGGGTGGTGCCGCTATACAACGGCGAGCAGGCCTACCCGGTTATGCTCAAATCGATTCGTGCCGCCGAGCGCAGTATCGATCTGTCCAGCTATATTTTTGACACCCAATTTTGTGGGCGTGAGTTTGTCCAGGCGCTGATTGAACGAGCGGAAGCGGGCGTTGCCGTGCGGGTCCTGGTGGATGGCCTCGGCGAGTGTTATTCCTGGCCACGGGTGCATACTCTGTTTGACAAGACCCCGGTGCAGGTGGTGCGCTTTCTGCCGTTGTCACTGTTTCGACGCGGAATGCACCTTAATTTGCGCAATCACCGTAAATTGCTGATTGTTGATGGCAGGGTCGGCTTTGCCGGCGGCATGAACATCAGCCAACGGCATCTGGTACAGAAAAAACGCCATGATGTACGACCACGTGAGCGGGTTGTCGATATTCACTTTAAAGTGGAAGGCCCGGTGGTTCGGCAGATGCTGGAAGTGTTTCAGGAGGACTGGCAGTTTGCCGGTGGCAGGCCGTTTGAGCTCGACCCCACTCCACCCTGTCTTGGCGGCCCGGACAGCTTGTGTCGAGGGATCAGCGCCGGACCGAACGAAGACTATGAAAAGCTGGTGTGGATTGTTGTTGGTGCGCTAAATTGTGCGCGCAAGCGGGTTTCGATCATGACGCCCTACTTTATTCCCGATCGTTCCATGGTCACCGCCATGAACAGCGCCGCCTTGCGTGGCGTCAATGTCGAGATTGTCCTGCCGGTAAGAAATAACCTGCCTTATGTCCACTGGGCGAGTCGCGGTGCCTTCTGGGAACTGCTCGAATACGGCGTTAAGATTTATTACCAGCCACCTCCATTTGCCCACAGTAAATTGCTGTTGATGGACGATCACTATGCCCTGATCGGCTCAGCCAATATGGATCCGCGCAGTCAGCGCCTCAATTTTGAATTCAACCTTGAAGTGTACGATAAAAGTTTCAATGCCGAGATGCGTCACCATTTCGACACCACTGTGGCCAAATCCCAAGCCATCAGCCTCGACGAGATGGATGGGCGTCCGGTCTGGCAAAAAATGCGCGACAACTTTTTCCGCCTGTTTACTCCGTTCCTTTAGCAGGCTGTTGAAAAACAGCCTGTGGAGCCTATGGACGGGCGATCAAAATCAAGGACAGGTTTTCAAGTCCTTGATTTTGTGAGCAAGACGGAAATCGGATTTTCGGCTTGCGTCGTTGGGAAATCCCCGGACGGGATTTTCTCAACATCCTGTTAGTCGGGGGCCAGAGGGCCGGCTGCTGGTGTTTAGTCACCGCATTACGCATCCTCCTGGCGCTGGAGAATCTTGTCTCCGGCCGGTGATTCGATCACGTCGCGCAATGCCGTGACAACACTGGCTTCATAATGCTGTGGCAGGTTTTCCAGCTCGTTTAGAGCCTCGGCGATACTTTTCCCGGTGCGATGCGCCCGCGGTTCCACCATGGCACAGAAGCTGTTGATGACGCTCAGAACACGTGCGGTGAACAGAATTTCGTCACCCTGTAACCCTTTCGGGTAGCCACTGCCGTCGAGATGTTCATTGATCTGGTAGATGGTTTCCGGCACTGGCAACTCAAACGGTATCGGGCGCAGGATGCGGGCGGAATGCTCGACATGCTGCTCGACTTCATGACGCTCCTCGTCGCTCAGCGGCCGTTGGGCGGCAATCAGGTTTTTGTCGATGAACATTTTGCCAATCTGTGACAAGTTGGCCGCCATTTCAACCGTGGCCACCTGCTGCTTGTTGCCGCCGAGCTGTTTCATCACTTCCTTGCTGAGTTGGCGCAAGCGTTGGCTGTGACCTGCCAGATAGGTGTCGTTGAGTTCAATGGCACTGACCAGAGCTTCAACGGTTCGGCGGATGGCGCGTTCGTGACGTTTCTGGCTTTCCACCAGCTCAGTAATGTCACTCATCACTGTGATAATCCCGCCGAGCTGATCCGATTTCTCAAAAAGAGGCGCTTTAGAGATCAGCACATGGGCCGGTTGAGATTGCAGGTAAAGGGTCTCCTGAACACTGATGGGCTTGGCTTCAGCCACCACCTGCTGGTCAAGCTTTTCCAGGCGTTTGGCGGTATCAAAACCGAAAACGGCACAATCGTCGCGATCAAGAATCTCCGTTAGTTCACGTCCCAATGCCTTGACCATGGCCGGATTGGCATACTGATAAAGGCCGCGAATGTCTTTGAGGCAGATAAAGTCGTCAATGTTGTCATTGATGTTGTTAAGCAGTTGGCGTTGTTTATCAATCTGTTCGGCCAGAGATTTAAAATGGCGGGCAGTTTCGCGGTTTTTCAGACCAATCTGCTGAAACCACAAAATCCCAAAACCCAGCGAAAAAACACCCATAAGCAGAGCGGAAATGCTCCAGGCTGTTCGGGCATGACGACTCAGACTGGCGCGTGCTGCCGTGTATTCCACTTCCTCGACAATCCACCAAGGCAACCGTTGTAACGGGATGGCCAGAGAGTAAACCTTGTTGCCGCTCTGCAGGCCGGGACGAACCGCAAAGGGCAGTGTGTTGTCGATGATTTGCGGCGAAAGGCCATTGAGTGGCGCGATCTGTTCCGGCATCCATGGCGTGACGACCGCCAGACCCTTGTTGGTACTTTGCAGCAGGTGAACCCGTTCCCCCTGCTCGATCAGCGGTGATGCCGACAGCAGCTGATTGATTTTCTCCGTGACGACTTTGGTCAGAATGAGAACGGCCACGACAGTGCTTTGCTTCTCGTCACTGTCGAGAGAAAACAGCGGCAGGGCCATGTCAATGATCAGTCCGGCCGAGGTGGCCTGCAGGGCGGAAAATTGCGCTGTTGCCGAATTTAAAACCTGCTGGGACAAAGCCTTCTGTTGTTCGGACAGATGGCTGATGCCGCTGTCTGTGGACAGGTAGGCCTGACCATTGGGATGGACCAGGCGTCCGGACAGAAAACCGGCATAATGACTGAATTCGATGAAAATATTTTGCAGTTCAGGAAGTTGGGCGCGCAATGCTGCAGCTTCATCGTCAGTGGTTGGGGTCCATTCGGGAGTGATCAGGGCGGAGATATCCTCTTCGATCAGATCCACTTCGGTTGCGTAGAGCCGGAACAGGTCTGAATTGACAATGCGGTCGCCTTGGCGAATCAGCCCCTCAAGCCAGGTGTCGATCACCTGGGCATGGCTGGTCGCCAGCAGGGACAGGCGCTGCTCCAGGGAACGTTCTGTCTGCCGCTCCTTATCACGAATGCTCCACGAGGAGCCGATGATGGTGCCGATGGCAATGGCCGTGATCACGACAATGGCCAGCAACAGGGTTCTGCGTCGGGACATCAGCAGCCGGGTCTGTGGTGGCGGACTTAAAAATGGTGTTGTGACCATGGTTATTCTCCTGTGTCAGTACGCGTTGGCAAGGCCGTAGAGCGTGGCTTGATATGGATCCAGCGCGTGTTTTCATTGACTGAATACTGAGGCAGATAGTGCTGATAGCGGTGGTGTGAAAACACCGGATCAGAAAGATTGTCCAGTATCAGGATGTCGTTTTGTGTGTAAACGGCCAGCACCGCGTGGGTAATGGTCCGGATGGTGTCGTGAAGAATGACGATGCGCATCCGGTCAGGGGCCACACCGAGGTGCCGCAGGGCAAAATATTTACAGATAGCGTAATCCTCACAGTCGCCGGAGTGGCGTAAAAACTCCAGCGGGGTCGCCCAGTAGTCCTTTTTTTGCCAGACCTCGCGATCCAGACGATAGGGCCAGCGGTTGAAAAAACGGTTGACGGTTTTCAACTGCTCCATCAGTGGTGCATCGGTCAGTTGGGTGACCACTTGCTGCCATTCGCGGGCGGCACGGATGCCGGTGTCCTGTTGCGGCGAGCTGAACCGGTTCATCTCATCGTCGCCAAGGGGTAAAACACGTTGCCAGTTTTTCAAAGCGGTCAGTGTGCCGCGAAACTCATAGGAGTCGAATACGCCTGTCGGTGGTGGTCTATCCGCGGCCGTTGTTTTCGGAGACGAGGCCTGTACCGGCGAACATCCGACCGTGGACAGCAATAGTCCCAACAGGATCAGGGCACGTATGTTATTCCATCCCGGCAAGGCTTAGCGCTCCCGTAATGCCGTCTGTTTGGCTTTGAGAATCGGCTTGAGCAGATAACTCAAGACCGACTTCTTGCCGGTTAAAATATCCACGGAAGCCGTCATGCCGGGAATGATCGGCAATTGGGTTCCTTTGTAGGTCAGGGCTTTTTCCTTGGTGCGCAGCTTGACCCGGTAAAAGCTCTCTTGGTGTTCATTGACGATGGTGTCGGCGCTGATTTGCTCGACATAGCCATCCAGCCCCCCGTAAATCGAAAAATCGTAGGCGGTCAGTTTTATTTTTGCCGGCTGGCCGGGATAGAGAAAGGCGATGTCGGCCGGGCGGATTTGAGCCTCCACCAACAGGGCGTCGTCAAGGGGAACCACTTCGAGAATCGGCTCGCCGGGGCGGATGACCCCACCGACGGTATTGACAATCAGTTGCTTGACCGTGCCTCGCACCGGTGAACGGACATCGGTGCGGGTAACGCGGTCTTCACCAGCGGAGATCGCTTCGCGCAGAGAGATCAGTTCCATGCGTCGTTTGCTGATCTCATTGAGCACCTCAGTGTGGTATTGGGCGCGGCGCTGGTCGATACGGCGCTGCGCCTCGCGGGCGGATTCACGGATGCGCGGAATGGTCAGATTGACAACGTTGAGGTCTCCCTGCATGTTCGCCACATCGCGCTTGAGGCTGAGGTAGTCGACTCGCGGGTAAAGCTCTTGCTCCACCAGCGGCGTGGCAATGTCGAGTTGTTCGCGCGCCAGGCTTAAGCCCTGTTGCAATTTTTTCTTGCGGCTGGAGAGTTCGCGAATCTCCTGCTGTTTCTGCTGGTATTGCGATTCCAGCACATTGATTTCGAGATCGATCTGAGCCTGCCGTGCTTCAAAAATCTGCCGTTGGTCGGAGACCAGCTCAGGATGATCACGCTCGATTTGTTGGGAAAATTCAAGAGGACCGTTCTCTGCCTCTGCGGTCAGTCGGGCAATGGCCGCTTCATGTTCCAGGGCGGTGTTGGCGGCGTCGCGGTATTGGCTGGCGGCTACGGTGTTGCGAATCCGTACCAGCACGTCCCCTTTTTCAATGATCTGGTTCTCTTCCACCAGAATCTGCTCAATGATCCCCCCTTCCAAGTGTTGGATAATCTGCACCCGTTGTGACGGGATCACCTGGCCCTGACCGCGTGTTACTTCATCAAGCACGGTAAAGTGGGCCCACAGGACGAAAATGACCATCAACAGAAAGATCATCAGGGACAACAGGTAGGCGAAGCGATGACCGGTGCGGTAGGTTGCCGCATCCACTTCGCCGAGAAATTCCAAAGAGTCACTCAGTTGTTTTTCTTGTGGTGTCTTATTGAAAAGGCGCATAGGCCCCTCCTAAGCCGATGTGGCGTGAATCTGCTGTTTTTTTAGCGCTTCAAGAACATGGCGTTTGGGGCCGTCGGCAACAATGCGGCCGCCATCCATGACGATCAGACGGTCGACCATGGTCAGCAGTCCGAAGCGATGGGTAAATAATAACAGAGTTTTTCCCGACAGCTCCGGTTTCAACCGTTGACAGAAGCGTTGTTCCGAGCCGTTATCCATGGCGCTGGTCGGTTCGTCAAAAATCAGAATGTCCGGATTGGTCAACAGCGCCCGGGCAATGGTGATGGCCTGACGTTGACCACCGGACAGAGCGGAACCCCGTTCACCGACCGGACAATCAAAGCCTGCCGGGTGTTGATGGATAAAATCACTGACACCTGAGATGCGCGCAGCATGCAGAATTGCCTGATCATCCGCCTCGGGAGCACCAAAGGTGATGTTGTCGCGAATACTGCCGTAAAACAGATAATTATCCTGGGAAACGTAGCCGATGCGGCTGCGCAGGTCCGCCACATGTAACTGGCGGATGTCGATTCCGCCGACACTGATCTGGCCCTGCTCCGGCGTGTACAGCCCCAGAGCAAGGCGGCCCAGAGTGCTTTTACCGCAACCGGTACGGCCGATGATGCCCACCCGTTCTCCCGGACGGATTTTCAGGGTCAGGTCACGAAGCGCCATGGTTTGCGCCTGTGGATAGGCGAAGCGGATCTCTTCGAACGCCAGAGAATTGGACAGATGTGGCTGGCGCATGAACTGCTGATCTTCCGGGGATTCATTGGGGATTTTCATCAGCATGTCCAGAGCGCCCAACGCACTGCGGGCTTGTTGCAGACGGGTGAACATGGCGGCAACGGCAGCCAGGGGAGACAGAGCCCGTCCTACCAGAATATTACAGGCGATCAGGCCACCAAGGGTCATGCGTCCTTCGCCGATCAGGTAGACTCCGCCAATGATGATCAGCACACTGACCACATGAGTGGCAAAGATGGAGAACGATAACGAGAAATTGGCCAGCGATTTAACTCTGGCGCTGGTGCGGGCATTGGCGCCGACCACTTTTTCCCAGCGTTGCTGAATCTGGCCACGGGCCAAAGAGGTTTTAATGGTTTCCAGACCGAAAATTGCCTCCACCAGTAGGGCACTTTTCTGAGACGATTCGCGATAGCCCTGATCAATCATTTGCCGAAACGGCACCTGGATCAGCAGGCCGATCAGGATGACGACAGGAACCGCCAGCGCTGGAGCCCAGGCCAAAGGTCCGCCGATGTAACCGATCAGAGCAATAAAGATCGCGATAAACGGGATATCGATTAGCGCCAGAAGCGTGGTTGAACTGAAAAATTCGCGCAGCGCTTCGAATTCGCGCAGGTTGTTGGCCAGGGTGCCGGTGGAGTCGGGTTTGTGATCCATGCGAATCGCCGTTAGTTGCTGCATCAGTTGGCTGGCAATCAGCACGTCGGCATTTTTCCCGGCGATGTCAACAAAGTAGCCGCGCAGGTTGCGAAGAATAAAATCAAAAATGTAGGCAATCATGACCCCCAGGGCCAGAACCCAGAGCGTTTCAA contains:
- a CDS encoding FAD-dependent oxidoreductase, with amino-acid sequence MHSRKILIVGGVAAGMKTACRLRRLDADAEITVIDRTKNISYGACPLPYYIEGLYDDLMEVRKTPVGVLRDETFFANVKGFTTLTRSEATAIDRDAKTVTIRSLDEDRVQTLSYDTLVMATGNTPIVPPVPGHDLDGVLPLKTMEHAEQLDALADTAKNAVVVGGGLIGLEVAEALTKRGINVTLLEMKDQVMATALDFSSAAIVHRELRKNGVNLRLAEPLLRIEGQDRVEKVITEQGEYPADMVIMAIGVRPVTELAKDAGIELGTTGAIAVNDQMQTNDPAIYAVGDCVESIDQLTGKPVYVPLGSTANKHGRVAANVIAGQADRFPGILGSLVVKVFDLNVARTGLSAEDARLNGYDSVSLIATSPDIAHLYPGNKPIIIKLIADRQTRKLLGAQIVGPGVVDKRLDVVASAVTMGATVDQLAQFDLCYAPPFANAMDALIQAANAMRNKLDGLADSMSPCEAVDLVNSGEPVILLDVRSPAEYEEIRIPGATLVPLGALRKRLDELPKDQLIIPFCKLSLRGFEAQIILQQAGFTNVRYMEGGVLAWPYEFE
- a CDS encoding HlyD family type I secretion periplasmic adaptor subunit — translated: MRLFNKTPQEKQLSDSLEFLGEVDAATYRTGHRFAYLLSLMIFLLMVIFVLWAHFTVLDEVTRGQGQVIPSQRVQIIQHLEGGIIEQILVEENQIIEKGDVLVRIRNTVAASQYRDAANTALEHEAAIARLTAEAENGPLEFSQQIERDHPELVSDQRQIFEARQAQIDLEINVLESQYQQKQQEIRELSSRKKKLQQGLSLAREQLDIATPLVEQELYPRVDYLSLKRDVANMQGDLNVVNLTIPRIRESAREAQRRIDQRRAQYHTEVLNEISKRRMELISLREAISAGEDRVTRTDVRSPVRGTVKQLIVNTVGGVIRPGEPILEVVPLDDALLVEAQIRPADIAFLYPGQPAKIKLTAYDFSIYGGLDGYVEQISADTIVNEHQESFYRVKLRTKEKALTYKGTQLPIIPGMTASVDILTGKKSVLSYLLKPILKAKQTALRER
- a CDS encoding transglutaminase-like cysteine peptidase, producing the protein MPGWNNIRALILLGLLLSTVGCSPVQASSPKTTAADRPPPTGVFDSYEFRGTLTALKNWQRVLPLGDDEMNRFSSPQQDTGIRAAREWQQVVTQLTDAPLMEQLKTVNRFFNRWPYRLDREVWQKKDYWATPLEFLRHSGDCEDYAICKYFALRHLGVAPDRMRIVILHDTIRTITHAVLAVYTQNDILILDNLSDPVFSHHRYQHYLPQYSVNENTRWIHIKPRSTALPTRTDTGE
- the cls gene encoding cardiolipin synthase: MNGFSVGIVIVNLLSFVVAVHALLNKRDPRAALAWIIVCLALPGVGVVLYWLMGVNRIRTRALRWQRRGEGIYVAEEEAPCEKSVVLRTPFHTQNYQLQRHLADAVTRRPLVGGNRVVPLYNGEQAYPVMLKSIRAAERSIDLSSYIFDTQFCGREFVQALIERAEAGVAVRVLVDGLGECYSWPRVHTLFDKTPVQVVRFLPLSLFRRGMHLNLRNHRKLLIVDGRVGFAGGMNISQRHLVQKKRHDVRPRERVVDIHFKVEGPVVRQMLEVFQEDWQFAGGRPFELDPTPPCLGGPDSLCRGISAGPNEDYEKLVWIVVGALNCARKRVSIMTPYFIPDRSMVTAMNSAALRGVNVEIVLPVRNNLPYVHWASRGAFWELLEYGVKIYYQPPPFAHSKLLLMDDHYALIGSANMDPRSQRLNFEFNLEVYDKSFNAEMRHHFDTTVAKSQAISLDEMDGRPVWQKMRDNFFRLFTPFL
- a CDS encoding type I secretion system permease/ATPase — translated: MAEKQMKLNSSVNKEDKIPHRFDQANVDTTAPILLSLCTLSSMLGQPLTLDVLTSSLPTDRRAPSIAACLRAAEQQGLSARSFHRPQLKALSRLTLPCLLLLHDNNSCILTDLNGDEATIIPAELDGQRRTLSLKELQQDYSGYCIFAHVRCKMDKRVGDKKQVSTRQWFWGTILRFWPIYKHVLLATAVINILGIAGPLFIMNVYDRVVPNNALETLWVLALGVMIAYIFDFILRNLRGYFVDIAGKNADVLIASQLMQQLTAIRMDHKPDSTGTLANNLREFEALREFFSSTTLLALIDIPFIAIFIALIGYIGGPLAWAPALAVPVVILIGLLIQVPFRQMIDQGYRESSQKSALLVEAIFGLETIKTSLARGQIQQRWEKVVGANARTSARVKSLANFSLSFSIFATHVVSVLIIIGGVYLIGEGRMTLGGLIACNILVGRALSPLAAVAAMFTRLQQARSALGALDMLMKIPNESPEDQQFMRQPHLSNSLAFEEIRFAYPQAQTMALRDLTLKIRPGERVGIIGRTGCGKSTLGRLALGLYTPEQGQISVGGIDIRQLHVADLRSRIGYVSQDNYLFYGSIRDNITFGAPEADDQAILHAARISGVSDFIHQHPAGFDCPVGERGSALSGGQRQAITIARALLTNPDILIFDEPTSAMDNGSEQRFCQRLKPELSGKTLLLFTHRFGLLTMVDRLIVMDGGRIVADGPKRHVLEALKKQQIHATSA
- a CDS encoding HD-GYP domain-containing protein; translated protein: MVTTPFLSPPPQTRLLMSRRRTLLLAIVVITAIAIGTIIGSSWSIRDKERQTERSLEQRLSLLATSHAQVIDTWLEGLIRQGDRIVNSDLFRLYATEVDLIEEDISALITPEWTPTTDDEAAALRAQLPELQNIFIEFSHYAGFLSGRLVHPNGQAYLSTDSGISHLSEQQKALSQQVLNSATAQFSALQATSAGLIIDMALPLFSLDSDEKQSTVVAVLILTKVVTEKINQLLSASPLIEQGERVHLLQSTNKGLAVVTPWMPEQIAPLNGLSPQIIDNTLPFAVRPGLQSGNKVYSLAIPLQRLPWWIVEEVEYTAARASLSRHARTAWSISALLMGVFSLGFGILWFQQIGLKNRETARHFKSLAEQIDKQRQLLNNINDNIDDFICLKDIRGLYQYANPAMVKALGRELTEILDRDDCAVFGFDTAKRLEKLDQQVVAEAKPISVQETLYLQSQPAHVLISKAPLFEKSDQLGGIITVMSDITELVESQKRHERAIRRTVEALVSAIELNDTYLAGHSQRLRQLSKEVMKQLGGNKQQVATVEMAANLSQIGKMFIDKNLIAAQRPLSDEERHEVEQHVEHSARILRPIPFELPVPETIYQINEHLDGSGYPKGLQGDEILFTARVLSVINSFCAMVEPRAHRTGKSIAEALNELENLPQHYEASVVTALRDVIESPAGDKILQRQEDA